Proteins co-encoded in one Klebsiella michiganensis genomic window:
- a CDS encoding 6-phospho-alpha-glucosidase: MKKFSVVVAGGGSTFTPGIVLMLLANQNRFPLRALKFYDNDGSRQETIAEACKIILKEQAPDIDFSYTTDPKEAFTDVDFVMAHIRVGKYPMREKDEKIPLRHGVLGQETCGPGGIAYGMRSIGGVLELVDYMEKYSPNAWMLNYSNPAAIVAEATRRLRPNSKILNICDMPIGIESRMAQIVGLKDRKEMKVRYYGLNHFGWWTHVEDKDGNDLMPKIREHVAKYGYVPPKDEHGTEASWNDTFAKAKDVWALDPDTLPNTYLKYYLYPDYVVQHSNPQRTRANEVMDHREKHVFGSCNAIISAGKSSAGELEIDEHASYIVDLATAIAFNTQERMLLIVPNNGAINNFDPEAMVEIPCLVGKDGPEPLVVGNIPQFQKGLMSQQVAVEKLVVDAWEHRSYQKLWQAITLSKTVPSASVAKAILDDLVEANKDYWPELK; the protein is encoded by the coding sequence ATGAAAAAATTCTCGGTAGTTGTAGCAGGTGGCGGCAGTACTTTTACTCCAGGCATTGTGCTGATGCTGCTGGCGAATCAGAACCGTTTCCCGCTGCGGGCGCTGAAGTTCTACGATAACGACGGGTCGCGTCAGGAAACTATCGCCGAAGCCTGCAAAATCATCCTGAAAGAGCAGGCGCCGGATATCGACTTCAGCTACACCACCGATCCGAAGGAAGCGTTTACCGACGTGGATTTTGTGATGGCGCACATCCGCGTGGGCAAATATCCGATGCGCGAAAAAGACGAGAAAATTCCGCTGCGCCACGGCGTGCTGGGGCAGGAAACATGCGGCCCGGGTGGGATAGCCTACGGCATGCGCTCAATCGGCGGCGTGCTGGAGCTGGTGGATTACATGGAAAAATACTCGCCAAACGCCTGGATGCTCAACTACTCCAACCCGGCGGCTATTGTAGCGGAGGCGACCCGTCGCCTGCGCCCGAACTCAAAAATCCTCAATATCTGCGATATGCCTATCGGCATTGAAAGCCGTATGGCGCAGATTGTGGGCCTGAAGGATCGCAAAGAGATGAAGGTGCGTTACTACGGCCTGAACCACTTTGGCTGGTGGACCCATGTTGAAGATAAAGATGGTAATGATTTGATGCCAAAAATCCGCGAACATGTCGCCAAATATGGCTATGTTCCACCCAAGGACGAGCATGGCACTGAAGCAAGCTGGAATGATACTTTTGCCAAAGCAAAAGACGTCTGGGCGCTCGACCCCGATACGCTGCCGAACACCTACCTGAAATACTACCTCTATCCTGACTATGTGGTGCAGCACTCCAACCCACAGCGCACCCGGGCGAATGAGGTGATGGATCACCGCGAGAAGCATGTGTTTGGCTCCTGTAACGCGATTATTAGCGCCGGAAAATCCTCCGCGGGCGAGCTGGAAATTGACGAACACGCCTCTTACATCGTTGATCTGGCGACGGCGATTGCCTTTAACACCCAGGAGCGGATGCTGCTGATTGTGCCGAACAACGGGGCTATTAATAACTTTGACCCGGAAGCGATGGTTGAAATCCCTTGTCTGGTGGGCAAAGACGGACCGGAGCCGCTGGTGGTGGGCAACATCCCTCAGTTCCAGAAAGGGCTGATGAGCCAGCAGGTCGCCGTTGAAAAACTGGTGGTGGATGCCTGGGAGCATCGTTCTTATCAGAAACTGTGGCAGGCGATCACCCTGTCGAAGACCGTGCCGAGCGCCTCCGTCGCCAAAGCGATTCTGGACGACCTGGTTGAGGCGAACAAAGACTACTGGCCTGAATTGAAATAA